One genomic region from Vanacampus margaritifer isolate UIUO_Vmar chromosome 2, RoL_Vmar_1.0, whole genome shotgun sequence encodes:
- the cpsf4 gene encoding cleavage and polyadenylation specificity factor subunit 4 — translation MQDLLASADHIKFDLEIAVEQQLGAQPLPFPGMDKSGSAVCEFFMRAACVKGGMCPFRHISGEKTVVCKHWLRGLCKKGDQCEFLHEYDMTKMPECYFYSKFGECSNKECPFLHIDPESKIKDCPWYDRGFCKHGPDCRHRHTRRVICVNYLVGFCPEGKSCKFMHPRFELPMGALEQPPLPLQNQNQTKTGPMIGRSSFSVIHLTNANPGLRNNSSMNATQQNHPISNRGPRPLDQVTCYKCGEKGHYANKCNKGHLAFLSGQ, via the exons ATGCAGGACTTACTGGCTAGCGCGGACCACATCAAGTTCGACCTGGAGATCGCCGTAGAGCAACAGCTGGGGGCTCAGCCTCTGCCGTTCCCCGGCATGGACA AATCCGGCTCTGCTGTATGCGAATTCTTCATGAGAGCTGCGTGCGtgaaag GTGGAATGTGTCCTTTCCGTCACATCAGTGGAGAGAAGACAGTAGTGTGCAAGCACTGGCTCAGAGGGCTTTGCAAAAAAGGAGACCAGTGCGAGTTCCTGCACGAGTACGACATGACGAAGATGCCCGAATGCTATTTCTACTCCAAGTTTG GTGAGTGTAGCAACAAGGAATGTCCATTCTTGCACATCGATCCCGAGTCCAAGATCAAGGATTGTCCCTGGTACGACCGAGGCTTCTGCAAACACG GTCCCGACTgcagacacagacacacaagAAGGGTGATTTGTGTTAACTACCTGGTGGGCTTCTGTCCAGAAGGAAAATCTTGCAAATTTATGCA CCCTCGTTTTGAATTGCCAATGGGCGCCCTCGAGCAGCCTCCCCTGCCTCTACAAAACCAAAATCAGACAAAG ACGGGGCCGATGATAGGGCGCTCGTCGTTCTCGGTCATCCACCTCACCAACGCCAACCCGGGCCTGCGCAACAACTCTTCCATGAATGCAACTCAACAGAATCATCCCATTTCCAACAGAGGGCCTCGACCACTGGACCAGGTCACCTGCTACAAG TGCGGAGAAAAGGGCCACTACGCCAACAAGTGTAATAAGGGCCATCTTGCTTTCTTGAGTGGCCAGTGA
- the shmt1 gene encoding serine hydroxymethyltransferase, cytosolic, with translation MSLTNGNNVSKETWDSHNKMMLEPLAVNDAEVFSIIKKEKHRQTYGLELIASENFASRAVLEALGSCMNNKYSEGYPGQRYYGGTEHVDELERLCQKRALEAYGLDSDRWGVNVQPYSGSPANFAVYTAIVEPHGRIMGLDLPDGGHLTHGFMTEKKKISATSIFFESMPYKVNPETGYIDYDRLQENARLFHPKLIIAGTSCYSRNIDYARMRQIANENGAYLMGDMAHISGLVAAGVVPSPFDYCDIVSTTTHKTLRGCRAGLIFFRKGVRSVDAKGKETLYNLESLINQAVFPGLQGGPHNHAIAGVAVALKQAMTPEFKAYQMQVLVNCKALSAALIEHGYKIVTGGSDNHLILLDLRSKGSDGGRAEKVLEACAIACNKNTCPGDKSALRPSGLRFGSPALTSRGLVEDDFRKVADFLHRGIELTLEVQRSLDPKATLKEFIQALAKEEKFQQRVNEIKAEVEAFASHFAMPGLPEL, from the exons atgtCTTTAACAAATGGCAACAATGTCAGCAAGGAAACATGGGACTCACACAACAAGATGATGTTGGAACCTCTGGCTGTCAATGACGCTGAG GTGTTCTCTATCATTAAAAAGGAGAAGCACAGACAGACGTATGGGCTGGAGCTGATTGCTTCAGAGAACTTCGCCAGCAGAGCTGTTCTAGAAGCTCTGGGGTCTTGCATGAACAACAAGTACTCTGAAGGATATCCTGGTCAGAG ATACTATGGTGGCACTGAGCATGTTGATGAGCTGGAGAGACTCTGCCAGAAGAGGGCGCTAGAGGCGTATGGTCTGGACTCTGACAGATGGGGCGTGAACGTGCAGCCATATTCAG GTTCTCCTGCCAACTTTGCTGTTTACACAGCCATTGTGGAACCACATGGTAGAATCATGGGCCTGGACCTTCCTGATGGAGGTCACCTGACACATGGCTTCatgactgaaaagaaaaaaatctctgcAACGTCCATCTTCTTTGAGTCCATGCCGTACAAG GTGAATCCCGAAACTGGTTACATCGACTATGATCGACTGCAAGAAAACGCTCGCCTTTTCCATCCCAAACTCATCATTGCAG gaACGAGCTGCTACTCCCGAAACATCGACTACGCCCGCATGAGGCAGATCGCGAATGAGAATGGCGCATATCTGATGGGAGACATGGCGCACATCAGTGGACTGGTGGCCGCTGGAGTCGTGCCTTCACCCTTTGACTACTGTGACATTGTTTCCACCACCACGCACAAGACGCTACGTGGCTGCAGGGCTGGACTGATATTCTTCAGGAAAG GTGTGCGCAGCGTGGACGCCAAGGGAAAGGAGACTTTGTACAATCTCGAGTCTCTCATCAACCAAGCCGTCTTTCCCGGGCTGCAGGGTGGACCACACAACCACGCCATCGCAG GTGTTGCAGTAGCACTCAAACAAGCCATGACGCCAGAGTTTAAAGCTTACCAGATGCAGGTTCTTGTCAACTGCAAAGCTCTGTCTGCTGCCCTGATTGAGCATGGTTACAAGATTGTCACTG GTGGTTCTGACAATCATCTGATCCTTTTGGACCTGCGCAGCAAAGGAAGCGATGGAGGACGAGCTGAGAAGGTTCTGGAAGCCTGCGCTATTGCCTGTAATAAGAACACATGTCCAG GGGACAAAAGTGCTTTGCGCCCCAGTGGACTGAGATTTGGCTCACCAGCTCTGACTTCCAGAGGCTTGGTGGAAGATGACTTCAGGAAAGTGGCAGACTTCCTCCATAGAG GCATTGAGCTGACTTTGGAGGTGCAGAGAAGTCTGGATCCGAAGGCCACACTGAAGGAGTTCATCCAGGCCTTGGCCAAGGAAGAAAAGTTCCAGCAGCGTGTGAACGAGATCAAGGCAGAGGTTGAAGCTTTCGCGAGTCATTTTGCCATGCCCGGCCTCCCTGAACTGTAA
- the pdap1b gene encoding pdgfa associated protein 1b isoform X2, which yields MPKGGRKGGHKGRMRTYTSPEEIDAQMKAEKERKTDEDEGAAQNDLAEKLQASGSDDSDDDGSQRKRVGVEGLIEIENPNRIAQKSKKVTHIEFDEPKQLSRREREEIEKQKAKERYMKMHLAGKTDQAKADLARLAIIKKQREEAARKKEEEKKAKEAKEAAAAAAKGLNSLSLK from the exons ATGCCCAAAGGAG GTAGGAAAGGTGGCCACAAGGGTCGCATGCGGACATACACAAGTCCAGAGGAGATCGACGCCCAGATGAAGGCGGAGAAGGAGAGAAAGACG GATGAGGATGAGGGTGCAGCTCAGAATGACCTTGCGGAGAAGTTACAAGCATCAGGATCAGATGATAGTGATGATGACGGTTCACAG AGGAAGAGAGTAGGTGTGGAGGGCTTGATAGAAATTGAGAACCCCAACAGAATTGCTCAGAAGTCCAAGAAGGTGACACACATCGAGTTTGATGAGCCTAAGCAATTGTCGAGGAGAGAAAG AGAGGAAATTGAGAAGCAGAAAGCAAAGGAACGCTACATGAAGATGCATCTCGCAGGGAAGACGGACCAGGCCAAAGCAGACCTCGCCCGCCTGGCTATTATCAAGAAACAGAGAGAAGAAGCAGCgagaaagaaagaggaagagaaaaaag CAAAGGAAGcaaaagaagcagcagcagcagcggctaAAGGATTAAATTCCCTCTCACTAAAATGA
- the pdap1b gene encoding pdgfa associated protein 1b isoform X1, producing the protein MFGISNGRKGGHKGRMRTYTSPEEIDAQMKAEKERKTDEDEGAAQNDLAEKLQASGSDDSDDDGSQRKRVGVEGLIEIENPNRIAQKSKKVTHIEFDEPKQLSRREREEIEKQKAKERYMKMHLAGKTDQAKADLARLAIIKKQREEAARKKEEEKKAKEAKEAAAAAAKGLNSLSLK; encoded by the exons GTAGGAAAGGTGGCCACAAGGGTCGCATGCGGACATACACAAGTCCAGAGGAGATCGACGCCCAGATGAAGGCGGAGAAGGAGAGAAAGACG GATGAGGATGAGGGTGCAGCTCAGAATGACCTTGCGGAGAAGTTACAAGCATCAGGATCAGATGATAGTGATGATGACGGTTCACAG AGGAAGAGAGTAGGTGTGGAGGGCTTGATAGAAATTGAGAACCCCAACAGAATTGCTCAGAAGTCCAAGAAGGTGACACACATCGAGTTTGATGAGCCTAAGCAATTGTCGAGGAGAGAAAG AGAGGAAATTGAGAAGCAGAAAGCAAAGGAACGCTACATGAAGATGCATCTCGCAGGGAAGACGGACCAGGCCAAAGCAGACCTCGCCCGCCTGGCTATTATCAAGAAACAGAGAGAAGAAGCAGCgagaaagaaagaggaagagaaaaaag CAAAGGAAGcaaaagaagcagcagcagcagcggctaAAGGATTAAATTCCCTCTCACTAAAATGA